Below is a genomic region from Longimicrobium sp..
CCCTGGTCTTCACCGCCGCCCTCGTGCTCGCCGCCGGAACCGCCGCGGCGCAGGTCGCCCCCGCCGCCAACACCGGCGCGCCCGAGGCGCACGCGATCGTGGCCACTCCGGCGAGCATCCAGTGGGCCCCCGCGCCGCCGAGCCTCCCGCCCGGGGCCAGGATGGCGCTGCTGGAGGGCGATCCCTCGCAGCCGGGGCCGTTCACCCTCCGCATCTGGCTCCCCGACGGCTACCGCATCGCGCCGCACGTGCACCCCGGGAACGAGCGCGTCACCGTCATCTCCGGCACCTTCCAGGTGGGGATGGGCACCACGTTCGACGAGTCGAAGCTGGCCGACCTCCCGGCGGGCACCTACGCGTCGATGGCGCCGGGCACTGCGCACTTCGCCCGCGCCAGGGGCGAGACTGTGGTGCAGCTCAACAACGTCGGCCCCTGGGCGCTCACCTACGTGAACCCGGCCGACGATCCGCGGAACGCGCCACGCAACTGAGTCCGTCGGCCGAGCGGACGCGGCAAGAAGGGCCGGGCGAAGCGCGCCCGGCCCTTTCGCACGCTCGGAAATCTCGCCTCCCCGCTGGCCGGGAGGCGGGCCGCCGCCGTAGGTTGGGCGCGACTCCCGCGTTCCCGCGTTCCGCCTCCGGCCCACGCGCAGGATGGTGACGGCGCAACCCTCTGGTTCCAGCTCCGGGCGCGGTCCCGGCCTCGACGTGCTGGTCGTCGGCGCGGGGCCGACGGGGCTGGCGCTCGCGGCCCAGCTCCGGCGGTTCGGCGCGCGCTTCCGCATCGTCGACCGCGTGACCGACCGCACGAACGAGTCGCGCGCGCTCGCGGTGCAGGCGCGCACGCTGGAACTGCTGCAGAGCCTCGGCCTGGGCGACACGCTCGCCGCGCGCGGGACGCCGGGGTCGCGCGCCCGCATCCACTTCGACGGGCGCTTGGCGGCGGAGATCCGGCTGGGCGGCTTCGCGGCGAAGAACACGCGCTACCCCTTCGTCCTCTTCATCTCCCAGGCCGAGACGGAGGCCGTGCTCATCGACCACCTCACGGCGGAAGGGATCGTCATCGAGCGCGGCGTGGAGCTGGTCGAGCTCGAGGACGGGGGAGACGAGGTGCGCTGCGTGCTGCGCCACGGCGACGGGCGCGAGGAGCGGATCGCGGCGGCGTACCTGGCCGGCTGCGATGGCGCGCACAGCACGGTGCGCAAGAAGACGGGCATTCCGTACGAGGGCGACCGCTATCCGCAGGAGTTCGCGCTCGGCGACGTGGAGGCGGACGGGCCGCTCGAGCCGGGGGTAATCCACGCCTTCTCGCGCGACGGGGGGATCGCGATGCTCTTCCCGCTCGGCCATCCGCGCGGCTGGCGGGTGATCGGGATGCGGCCGCCGGGCGCCGCCGCGGACGCGGACGCGCCGGATCCCCCCGACCTCACGCTCGACGAGCTGCAGGCGATCGTCGACCGGGCGACCGGGGGCGGGGTGCGGCTGCGCGACCCGGCGTGGATGACGGAGTTCCGGCTCCACCACCGGCAGGCGGCGCGCTACCGGGCGGGGCGCGTCTTCCTGGCCGGCGACGCGGCGCACATCCACAGCCCGGTCGGCGGGCAGGGGATGAACACCGGCGTGCAGGACGCGTGGAACCTGGGGTGGAAGCTGGCGCTGGTGGCGCGCGGCGCGGCGGACGCGCGCCTGGTCGACTCGTACCAGGCGGAGCGCTGGCCGGTGGGGCGCTTCCTCCTGCGCAACACCGACCGGGCCTTCGGCTTCGTGGCGCGGTTAAACACGTCGGGGGGACTCGCCGCCTGGTTCCGGCGGACGGTGGTGGCGCGGGTGATCCGGTGGGCTGGGTCGTCGGCGCGGCTGCGGGCGTACGCCTTCCGCTTCGTGTCGCAGCTCGCGATTCGCTACCGGCGCAGCCCCGCCGTCGCCGAGGGGGGGCCTCGCCTGCGCGCCGGCCCGCGCGCCGGCGACCGGCTCCCCGACGCTCCCGTGACGCGTGACGGCCGCGCCACCTTCCTCCAGGCGGAGCTCGCCGGCCCGCGGCTCCACCTCCTCCTCTGCGGCCCCGTCGCTGCCTGGGATTCGCAGCGCTTGGCCGACCTCACCGCGCGCCACGGTAACCTGCTGGCCGTGCGACATCTGACGAGGAGTCCCACGGCAGGCGCGCTGGTGGACGCCGGCGGCGATGTGCTCGCGATGCTCGGGGTGAAGGACACCGCGCAGTACCTCGTCCGCCCCGACGGCTACATCGCCTATCGCTGCGCGGGGACCGATTTCACGGGCGTGGTGGAATACCTGGCGGAGTGGTTCCCGCCCGCGTCGGACAGAAGTGCTTAGGTGCGGCGCGCTTTAGACGGGCGGCTTGGGCCGGCATGGGCCTGCATCCTCGCGAGGAGGGGCCAGTGGGGAAGGGAGGATGGTGATGCGCGCCGGTACTTGTTCGCCGCGCAGGTAAGCACCTGCTTCCTTGATGCTTTCGACAAGCTCTTCGAACAGGTCTTCCTTCATGGTTCTCTTGACCGAGGTGGTCCACAAGGACGCCAGTTGAGATAAAATCATGCTGGAGGACGATGTACGCCAGAGATCGTCCAGCGCAGGCCGGTCTTCGGCGGGCCGTGGGGGGAGCCGCCGAAGTGCTCCTCGAAGTGCCTGCCCAGGTCCGGGCGCGAGCCGTCGACGTCGGTGAAGCCGTACTCGCGCGCCAGGCCCCACGAGCTGTACAGGCCGCCCGACTTCTCCAGCACCCGCGGGTCCGCGGCCAGCGCGGCCACCGCCCGGCCGACGAAGAAGGGCGTCTCGGAGGCCAGGAAGGCGGGGTCCTTCTTCGCCCCCTCGCGCCAGTTCTCCTCCGTCACGCCGAAGAGGTCGAGCGCGTACTCGGTGCGCATGTAGCCGGGGGTGAGTGCCACGGCCGCCACCCCGCGCGGGCGCAGCTCCTCCGCCATCGCCCAGGCCAGGCGGGACACGGTGACCTTCACCAGGTCGTAGAAGAGGGTGCCGCGGTAGTCGAGCGTGTCGCCGTCGCCGATCTCCACGATCAGCCCGCGGCCGGCCTCGACCATCAGCGGCGCGGCGTGGCGGCTGGCGATCACGTGCGTCTGGATCCCCTGCCGCAGCGCCTGGAACCCCAGGTCCAGCGAGAGCTGCCAGAACGGCTTCCACTCGTGGACGACGCCCTCGGAGATGTCGTTGACCAGCACGTCCAGCCGCCCCTGCTCGCGCCGCACGCGGTCGAACAGCGCCGCCACCTCCTCCTCCACCAGGTGGTCGACGCGGACGGGGATGCCTTCGCCGCCGCGCGCGGCGACCATCTCCGCCGTCTCCTCGATCGTCTCCGGGCGGCCGGCGTAGACGCCCGCGGCCGGCGGGCTCCCGCGCACGCTGCGCCCGGTGCAGTAGACGGTGGCGCCCGCCTCGCCCAGCATGCAGGCGATCCCCCGGCCGGCCCCGCGCGTGGCGCCGGCGACGACGGCGACCTGTCCCTCCAGTGGCCGCATCCTCTC
It encodes:
- a CDS encoding SDR family oxidoreductase, which produces MRPLEGQVAVVAGATRGAGRGIACMLGEAGATVYCTGRSVRGSPPAAGVYAGRPETIEETAEMVAARGGEGIPVRVDHLVEEEVAALFDRVRREQGRLDVLVNDISEGVVHEWKPFWQLSLDLGFQALRQGIQTHVIASRHAAPLMVEAGRGLIVEIGDGDTLDYRGTLFYDLVKVTVSRLAWAMAEELRPRGVAAVALTPGYMRTEYALDLFGVTEENWREGAKKDPAFLASETPFFVGRAVAALAADPRVLEKSGGLYSSWGLAREYGFTDVDGSRPDLGRHFEEHFGGSPHGPPKTGLRWTISGVHRPPA
- a CDS encoding cupin domain-containing protein, translated to MKALVFTAALVLAAGTAAAQVAPAANTGAPEAHAIVATPASIQWAPAPPSLPPGARMALLEGDPSQPGPFTLRIWLPDGYRIAPHVHPGNERVTVISGTFQVGMGTTFDESKLADLPAGTYASMAPGTAHFARARGETVVQLNNVGPWALTYVNPADDPRNAPRN
- a CDS encoding FAD-dependent monooxygenase, whose amino-acid sequence is MVTAQPSGSSSGRGPGLDVLVVGAGPTGLALAAQLRRFGARFRIVDRVTDRTNESRALAVQARTLELLQSLGLGDTLAARGTPGSRARIHFDGRLAAEIRLGGFAAKNTRYPFVLFISQAETEAVLIDHLTAEGIVIERGVELVELEDGGDEVRCVLRHGDGREERIAAAYLAGCDGAHSTVRKKTGIPYEGDRYPQEFALGDVEADGPLEPGVIHAFSRDGGIAMLFPLGHPRGWRVIGMRPPGAAADADAPDPPDLTLDELQAIVDRATGGGVRLRDPAWMTEFRLHHRQAARYRAGRVFLAGDAAHIHSPVGGQGMNTGVQDAWNLGWKLALVARGAADARLVDSYQAERWPVGRFLLRNTDRAFGFVARLNTSGGLAAWFRRTVVARVIRWAGSSARLRAYAFRFVSQLAIRYRRSPAVAEGGPRLRAGPRAGDRLPDAPVTRDGRATFLQAELAGPRLHLLLCGPVAAWDSQRLADLTARHGNLLAVRHLTRSPTAGALVDAGGDVLAMLGVKDTAQYLVRPDGYIAYRCAGTDFTGVVEYLAEWFPPASDRSA